In Uranotaenia lowii strain MFRU-FL chromosome 2, ASM2978415v1, whole genome shotgun sequence, one genomic interval encodes:
- the LOC129746204 gene encoding CLIP domain-containing serine protease B15-like, translated as MVNVINAIIYQSGQNYRRKNTCSNDPSMVCCPIIDSEIPCDSHIMIDKIVGGEFSTIRHYPWMALIFDNDSQIPWCGGSLINQKHVLSAAHCFPQEYSASEQRYVVRISEWDWTRKQNCTKDGTICRQILNIDQIFIHPFYNYTDNYSKNDIAVLRLSGHVDPFNYIKPICLPSQERFKTLKFDELSLEVAGWGGTEDYRYSRKLMKVKLPGKSLDQCRSLYKTQTSLDSSQLCVGGEQGKDSCVFDSGGPLMYQDGEHWVQLGLVSFGPAECGKKGYPSIYTNVFYHLNWIVDVVQENTVLLLIH; from the exons ATGGTGAATGTCATTAATGCCATAATTTATCAATCAGGCCAAAACTACCGCCGTAAAAATACTTGCAGTAATGATCCGTCAATG GTGTGTTGCCCAATCATCGATAGCGAAATCCCATGTGATTCACACATTatgattgataaaattgttgGAGGAGAATTCTCCACCATCCGACATTATCCTTGGATGGCATTAATATTTGATAATGACAGTCAAATACCATGGTGTGGTGGGTCTCTTATCAATCAGAAACACGTTTTGTCTGCGGCCCATTGTTTCCCTCAAGAATATTCTGCATCTGAACAACGATA TGTGGTACGAATAAGTGAATGGGATTGGACCAGGAAACAGAACTGCACAAAGGATGGAACGATTTGCCGCCAAATTCTGAacattgatcaaattttcatacacCCATTTTACAATTATACAGATAACTATTCAAAAAACGATATCGCTGTGCTGAGGCTTTCAGGTCATGTGGATCCCTTTAATTACATTAAGCCAATTTGTTTGCCCTCTCAAGAACGTTTCAAAACACTGAAATTCGATGAATTGAGTCTCGAAGTTGCTGGATGGGGTGGAACAGAAGATT ATAGGTACAGTCGAAAATTGATGAAGGTGAAGCTTCCAGGCAAATCACTTGATCAGTGCAGAAGTCTATATAAAACACAAACATCTCTAGATAGTTCGCAACTTTGTGTCGGAGGTGAACAAGGAAAGGATTCATGTGTTTTTGACTCTGGTGGTCCGTTGATGTACCAGGATGGAGAACATTGGGTTCAGCTAGGCCTGGTAAGCTTCGGACCAGCAGAATGTGGTAAGAAGGGGTACCCTAGTATATATACAAACGTATTCTACCACTTAAACTGGATCGTAGATGTTGTCCAAG AAAATACTGTTTTACTACTGATACACTGA